The genome window CCTTGTAACTTTCAACAGGCTTCATTATGCAGTTGGTTGTCATGAGAATGGCACCAGGAAAATCAGCAAACTCTTTCTTCTGATTCTGCCAAGCAGTACCATAATGGCCATAAAAATGACTATATTTTTTCAATTTGGGATATCCATGAGTTGGTAGCATTTCACCATGGGTATAAACGTAAATTTCTCTATTCTCTGTTTGTATTAATAGTTCTTCCAAATCCCTCAGATCATGTCCTGAAACAAGAATACATTTACCCTCTTTATGGCCAAGAGGAACTTCTGTAGGCACAGGACTACCATATTTGCCTGTATTAGCTCTATCCAAAATTTCCATTGCTATGAGGTTTGCTTCTCCACATCTAAGTACTAAGCCTACCCAATCATTTAACCCAAGGCTTTTGTTTGATATAGAAGCCAAGGCTTCATGTAAAAATGCGTATACTCTGTCATCTTCTTGCCCTAGTATGTAAGCATGGTTTGTATAGGCAGCGACACCTTTACAACCAAAAAGGAGTGTCATCTGTAAAGATTTAATATCTTCCTGTGCTTCATGATCAATTGGTAACCCTACTCGCTCGCCTTCCATTATTAAAGATGCTAAGTCGGTAGCCACTCTCTTCCCAATAGGTCTATCAAGATCCTTGCCACCACCAGCTTCTTTAACCTTTACTGATAACTTTTCTGTAAGATCTCCACACTTAAAAATATACTTCTTAAAACGTTCTTCATCAAAATTCACATTAGTTAATGTACTAAATAGGCCTTCACATGTAAAACGGTTAACCTCTTGATCCACCACCCCAAGCTTTCTTCCTTCATTAGCCCAAATGGACAGTTCCCTAATAGAATGGAGTAGCAAGTCTTGAAGTGCTGCAACTTGCGGTTTTTTTCCACATACTCCAGATACAGTACAGCCTGTTCCTTTAGCAGTTTGTTCACACTGATTACAAAACATTAATTCTCATCTCCCCTCAATCTTTTATATATAGTAATTTATGGACCTTTTTAGTCCACAAAATTTATAACCATGTATATGTTTTTCTCTTGCTTCCTTTTCTTGAATTGTAAAAGACATTCCTTTTAAAACAGGAAAACTTCAAAAAAAAACCACATTTATCCGATGGCTAACTACCGCTAAGCCCCTAGATAACGGTTTTCCCTAAAAGATTAGCTCAGGTACGCCAAACAAGTTAGCAAGTTTCGCTCTATAATATTCAGATGGAGTCATTCAGTGAAACTTAGTTCAGGTGCTTTTCCCTGAACTCTAGTTGAACTAATCCTGTGGGAAACTCCACCTGAATAAAGAATCCTGTTTATCCTAAATAAGATTTAGGTAATATGTTATTTATAGAAACCTTAATTAATATTGTATTCTTGAATAATAAGCCCTTGTTACCACCTTGGGAACTAATGAAATATTGTCTTTTTGTAAGCAATACTTTATGTCTTTATGAAGACCTAGTGCAACTAATTCCTGCCCATGGGGTGTTTTTTCCAAAATACCCTCAATGTTTTTTTCTAACAGCATATATAAGCTTATAGCTTTTTGACATTCTTCAGATAACGAAGACCTAGGACATGCTTTGGAAATAAGAAGAGCTATATATCCCGCAAGTAAGTAATCCTCTAGCGAGAGTGCTCCTTTTGTACCTGCACAGGCTAATACAACCTCATTTTTATCATTGAGGTAACTAATTACGGACCTAGCATTCAAAAAAGAACAAATAATGGTATCCTTGGCATGAATACATAAATTGATTAAGGCAGTCCCATTGGTTGTAGTAAAGATAAGTACTTTATTCAGTATCTTTTCGGGGATATATTCTCTAGGTGAGTTACCAAAATCAAAACCAGATAGCTTTTGTTTGTTTCGTTCTCCACCAAGAACAGCTTTTGTTCCTAGCTGTTTCTTTAAAATGAGTGCTTCTTCCGGTGTTGAGACAGCTACTATTTCTTTGCAACCATGTTCCAAAGCAGTAACCATGGTAGAAGTTGCTCTTAACACATCTATTACGATCACGGTCTTTCCAGATAATTTGATTGGTATTACTTCTTCTTTTTTAATTATAAGACTTACATTCATTAAACATTACCCCTTGTTAGCTCCATAAAATATTAGCAAAACACCTAGTGTAATAATAAACATCTTTGAGGATGGCATCTTTCCAGCCATACCAAACAATCCCAAGGCCATTACACTCATTAAAATAATCGGCCCTACAAATGCTAATACTGCATTAATTTTTAAAGCTGTCTCTACTCTGTTAAATTTTAGCATTATAAGAGCGGCACTTAACTCTATCATACAAGACAAAATTCTTATTAAAGCCATACCTACCACTACTTTATCTTTAACCAAAAACATTTTTTCCCTCCCAATTGTCTTATTAGACAACTCTATTCTAGAATATATGTTCAAATTATCTAAGTTAGAATTACCAGGTTTTCTCCGTATATGAAGTTTCTTCAGAGGAAAAGCTAAGTGAAGAATTATGGTGAAAAAAAGCTAACTTGATAGGAATAGTAATATTTAAAAGCTAATATAATCTAGTCAATTAAAGTGGAGGTCAAAATAGCATGAAAAAGAAAATGATATTACCTTTTACGGTTTTATGTGCTGTACCCTTCATCATGGTTTTAGGAAACTCCATGCTAATCCCCTTATTGCCAGCCATGAGAGCTGAAATGAATTTGACATTGTTTCAAGTAGGACTTATCATTACCGCTTTTTCAGTACCAGCAGGGATTGTTATTCCAATTGCAGGCTATTTTTCCGATCAGTTGGGTAGAAAGGTTATTATCGCTCCTGCCTTAATAATTTATGGGGCCGGTGGCCTAATAGCTGGAGCATCTGCACTACTTATGGCACAGCCATACATAATTATTATGGTTGGTAGGGTGATACAAGGCATTGGTGCAGGTGGAACATATCAGTTAGCAATGGCTTTAACAGGGGATATTTTTCAAAGCAATGAAAGGGCAAAGGCTTTAGGAATATTAGAAGCTGCAAATGGCCTAGGTAAAGTAGTAAGCCCAATTACAGGGGCTGCTCTAGGACTCTTAATATGGTTTGCACCATTTTTTGCCTACGGTTTTCTTGCAATACCAATAGCCTTTGCAGTATGGTTCATGGTAAAGGAACCTGAGAAAAGCCAAAAACAAAAGGTATCGAAATCCCAATACTTAAAGGAACTTAAGACAATATTTAAAGATAAGGGAATGTCACTTTTAGCATGTTTTCTGGCCGGCTCAGTAGTACTATTTATTCTATTTGGTGTATTAAGTTACATTTCAGATATTCTTGAACAGCAGTATCAAATTCGTGGAATAGCAGCAGGACTTCTTATTGCCATACCCGTCGCATCTATGGCAGTTACAGCATATTTATCCGGTCTGATACTGCAAAAGCAAATAGGTAATGTACTAAAATATGTAACCTTAGGTGGTCTAACAGTTCTCGGAGTTTCCATGGCAATAATAGCCTTTGTTACAAACATCTATTTTCTATTTGTTGCATTAGTAGTAATGGGTATAGGCACAGGTTCAGTTCTGCCTGCCATTAATACACTAATAACAAGTGCAGCTGAAACATCAGAGAGAGGAATAATAACCTGTCTATATGGTTCCACACGTTTTTTTGGTGTAGCTATGGGTCCACCTACTTTTGGACTTGTAACAGAAATAGGTAAACTCCCCTTATTTTTAGGAGCAAGCGGACTTGTTATAGTTTCAATCGTACTTGGATTTATTTTAATCAAATCGAAAGCATTACTTCCTCCAAAACTTTTACAGGGAAGCTAATAATTGTCATAATATCTTGATAGGAAAATAATAATACTAGTAATACCGGTAGATAGCATAGCAATTATCTTTCTACCGATAAAATATAGAAGTCGCTTAAAAAAGCGGCTTCTATTGCTTGAACAAAGCATATTTTCTAAAATACGAGTTCACTAAAAAGCAGAATGCTCTGTTCTGTTTATTATTTCATCCTGTAGAGCCTTGCTTAGATCACAGAAGTAATCACTATAGCCAGCTACCCGTACAATCAAATCTTTATATTTTTCAGGCTCTTCTTGTGCTTTAAGAAGTGTTTTCTTGTCAACTACATTAAACTGGATATGGTGTCCATCTAATTTAAAATAGGACCTTACTAAATGTAACAGGTTAGTAATACCTTCTTCCCCTTGTAACACATTAGGTGTAAATTTTTGATTTAGAAGAGTTCCACCAGTAAGTACCTGATCAATTTTACTTGCTGACTTAATAACAGCAGTCGGTCCATTTCTATCGGCACCCTGTACAGGTGACATGCCTTCTGATAATGGTTCATAGGCTTTCCTACCATCTGAAGTTGCTCCTATAACTGATCCAAAGTAAACGTGGCATGTTGTGGGCAGTAAATTTATTCTATATACTCCACCCTTTGTATTAGGTCTTCCGTTAACCTCTGCATAGTATGATTGGAAAATTGAATTCATTACTTCATCAGCATAATCATTATCATTGCCATACTTTGGAGTTTTATTTATTAAAACTTGTCGTACCTTTTCATTACCTTCAAAGTTATTATTTAATACTGATAGTATTTCCTTTAAGGTAAAAGTTTTCTTATCATAGACATGATATTTTACTGCAGTCATTGTATCAGTTAAGCTACCAAGTCCTACACCCTGAATGTAGTTAGTATTATATCTCGGCCCACCATTATTATAATCTCTAGCCTTTTTAATACAGTCATCAATGAGGATTGACAAAAAGGGTGCTGGTAAATAGTTGGCATATAGTCTTTCTATAACATTATTACCTCTGATCTTTATATCAATAAAGTGATTAAGCTGTTTTTGATAAGCTTCAAACAAATCCTCGAATGTTGCAAAATCATCCGGGTTACCAGTTTGCAACCCTATTATCTTCCCGGTACGTGGGTCAAGACCGTTGTTAAGGGTTATTTCAAATACCTTCACAAGATTAAAATAACCAGTTAGAATATATGCCTCCTTACCAAATGCACCTGTTTCCACACAACCGCTTGCGCCGCCATTTCTTGCATCTTTTATTGTTTTACCCTGATTAATCAACTCTTTTACAATCATATCGGCATTAAATATGGACGGCTGACCCCAACCATTTCTAACAATTTGCAGAGACCTCTTTAAAAATAGATCCGGACTTTTCTTACTGACTTGAATATTTGTACTAGGCTGCAATAGCCTCATTTTATCAATTACATCTAACACAATATATGTTACTTCATTTACTCCATCTGAGCCATCAGGTTTTAATCCTCCTGAGTTTATGTTAGAAAAATCTGTATAGGTCCCACTCTCTTCAGCAGTTACACCTACCTTTGGAGGTGCAGGCTGATTATTAAATTTAATCCAAAAGCATTGCAGGAGTTCTTCTGCCTGTTCTCTGGTAATTGAGCCATCTTTTATTTGTTTTTTATAAAATGGAAATAGATGTTGGTCAAGCCTACCAGGACAAAATGCATCCCAAGTATTTAGCTCTACGATAACTCCCAGATGTACAAACCAATATGCTTGTAGGGCTTCCCAAAAATTTCTAGGTGCATTAGCAGGAACATAATCACAAACTTCAGCTATTTGTTCTAGTTCTAGTTTTCTTTGTGGATTAATTTCATTTTTTGCCAACTCCCTGGCTTTCTGACTATAGCGTTTTGCAAAAGCAATTATAGCTTTAGCACATATCTTCATTGCTTTTAGCTCTTCACGTTTTGTATAAGCTTTAGGATCATTCAGATAATCTATGCTTTTACTACTTTCGTCAATATCTTTTATGAAATCTAAAAAGCCCTTATGATAAATCTTATCATCAAGGACAGTATGCCCTGGAGCCCTTTGCTCCATAAACTCTGTAAAAATGCCAGCCTCATAAGCATCCTTCCACTGTTCAGTCATTTCACTAAACAGAATTTCGCGCATTGTTCTGCCCTTCCAAAAGGGTTCGATGGTATCTTTATATATTGACTTTTCTTTATCACTTACTCGAAAGGGTATTTTATCCCTTGAATTTAGAATATCTAAATCTTCCTGTGAATGGGAACATATTTCAGGATACGTATATGTAGCTTTAGGAGCAGGTCCTCTCTCTCCTACAATTAGTTCTCCCTGATTAATACATATTTCTTTATTTTCGAGAATGTATTTAAAAGAGAGTGCTCGACGAACAGGCACGGAGATACTCACATCATTTTTATAAAAGTTGGTAATCAGCTCCGCCCTTTCCGTAGATATGCAGGGAACAGCATCAAGGCTCTGTTGATGTAATTTAAACACTCTTTGATTCATGTTATCAACCCCCAATTTTGATTTGCAAACCAAACTCCTTCAACGGTTCCATAACAGTATCAATTAACTCTGCTGATGGAGTATGAATTGTGGATAACATACATTCTTTTTGCAGCCGATTATATTTATCATTTCCAATTCTATGATATGGAAGGATATTTAACCTTTTGATACCCCTTAAAGAATTTATAAATTCTCCCATTGCTAATATATTTTCTTTGTCATCATTAATTCCTGGAATAAGAGGAAATCTTATATTTATATTGTCATGAACTTTACTTAATTCCATAAGATTTTCTATAATTATACTATTAGAAACCCCTGTATATTTCTTGTGCTTTTCATCATCCATTAATTTTAGATCATATAGAAACAAATCTATTTT of Desulfitibacter sp. BRH_c19 contains these proteins:
- a CDS encoding MFS transporter, producing the protein MKKKMILPFTVLCAVPFIMVLGNSMLIPLLPAMRAEMNLTLFQVGLIITAFSVPAGIVIPIAGYFSDQLGRKVIIAPALIIYGAGGLIAGASALLMAQPYIIIMVGRVIQGIGAGGTYQLAMALTGDIFQSNERAKALGILEAANGLGKVVSPITGAALGLLIWFAPFFAYGFLAIPIAFAVWFMVKEPEKSQKQKVSKSQYLKELKTIFKDKGMSLLACFLAGSVVLFILFGVLSYISDILEQQYQIRGIAAGLLIAIPVASMAVTAYLSGLILQKQIGNVLKYVTLGGLTVLGVSMAIIAFVTNIYFLFVALVVMGIGTGSVLPAINTLITSAAETSERGIITCLYGSTRFFGVAMGPPTFGLVTEIGKLPLFLGASGLVIVSIVLGFILIKSKALLPPKLLQGS
- a CDS encoding glycyl radical enzyme, whose translation is MNQRVFKLHQQSLDAVPCISTERAELITNFYKNDVSISVPVRRALSFKYILENKEICINQGELIVGERGPAPKATYTYPEICSHSQEDLDILNSRDKIPFRVSDKEKSIYKDTIEPFWKGRTMREILFSEMTEQWKDAYEAGIFTEFMEQRAPGHTVLDDKIYHKGFLDFIKDIDESSKSIDYLNDPKAYTKREELKAMKICAKAIIAFAKRYSQKARELAKNEINPQRKLELEQIAEVCDYVPANAPRNFWEALQAYWFVHLGVIVELNTWDAFCPGRLDQHLFPFYKKQIKDGSITREQAEELLQCFWIKFNNQPAPPKVGVTAEESGTYTDFSNINSGGLKPDGSDGVNEVTYIVLDVIDKMRLLQPSTNIQVSKKSPDLFLKRSLQIVRNGWGQPSIFNADMIVKELINQGKTIKDARNGGASGCVETGAFGKEAYILTGYFNLVKVFEITLNNGLDPRTGKIIGLQTGNPDDFATFEDLFEAYQKQLNHFIDIKIRGNNVIERLYANYLPAPFLSILIDDCIKKARDYNNGGPRYNTNYIQGVGLGSLTDTMTAVKYHVYDKKTFTLKEILSVLNNNFEGNEKVRQVLINKTPKYGNDNDYADEVMNSIFQSYYAEVNGRPNTKGGVYRINLLPTTCHVYFGSVIGATSDGRKAYEPLSEGMSPVQGADRNGPTAVIKSASKIDQVLTGGTLLNQKFTPNVLQGEEGITNLLHLVRSYFKLDGHHIQFNVVDKKTLLKAQEEPEKYKDLIVRVAGYSDYFCDLSKALQDEIINRTEHSAF
- a CDS encoding hydroxylamine reductase (has hydroxylamine reductase activity, catalyzes the reduction of hydroxylamine to ammonia and water), encoding MFCNQCEQTAKGTGCTVSGVCGKKPQVAALQDLLLHSIRELSIWANEGRKLGVVDQEVNRFTCEGLFSTLTNVNFDEERFKKYIFKCGDLTEKLSVKVKEAGGGKDLDRPIGKRVATDLASLIMEGERVGLPIDHEAQEDIKSLQMTLLFGCKGVAAYTNHAYILGQEDDRVYAFLHEALASISNKSLGLNDWVGLVLRCGEANLIAMEILDRANTGKYGSPVPTEVPLGHKEGKCILVSGHDLRDLEELLIQTENREIYVYTHGEMLPTHGYPKLKKYSHFYGHYGTAWQNQKKEFADFPGAILMTTNCIMKPVESYKDNIFTAGTVGFPGVQYINDENFAPVIEKALSMEGFTSDENKGTVMVGFARDAVLGVADKVVEAVKSGALKHIFLVGGCDGAKPGRSYYTEFVEKTPADTIVLTLACGKFRFFDKKLGDIGGIPRLLDMGQCNDAYSAIKVAVALSEVFECDVNDLPLSLVLSWYEQKAVAILLTLLHLNIKNIRLGPSLPAFITPNVLDVLVKNFNIKPISTPDEDLDAILK